The following coding sequences are from one Paucidesulfovibrio gracilis DSM 16080 window:
- a CDS encoding PAS domain-containing hybrid sensor histidine kinase/response regulator, with the protein MDTAESAGLALFQTYPDGSFRKVNTKVSELSGFSLEEIVSGRVNMSERYVNAEDRANLLGKLAREGRVVDYQLPLRHKDGSIVWLAVTLLRKEDDEGVFFDGIGIDITARKQLEEQREREVKQFRDFFESSVDGILFNDPSTRITEANSAAARILGYESSEQLIGLLGRDILHPEDYTVRSPEENYERIMRGEVVRMERRYRRADGSYVPVDTIITGVGATGMHHVVFRDITERKAADKKLKESEERFKALHNASFGGITIHDKGIVLDCNQGLCQITGYGMEELIGMDGLLLIAPQSRDLVWGNIVAGYEEAYEAVGVRKNGQEYPVRLEGKNIPYKGKQVRVVEFRDITERKAAEQALIEAKEAAEAASRAKSEFLANMSHEIRTPLNGIVGMIHVLRETALGTEQSEYVQAALRSSDRLTSLLSDILDLARVEAKKLSIQDVPVNLHTIIEEIRTLFEPSTIHSDLLLSFQVDPAISEHLRGDPLRVHQIVSNLVGNALKFTQTGGIEVNVDLLNTTPGGMQRVLFTVADTGVGIPDEQLNRIFDSFTQANEGLTRQYQGAGLGLTICRELVLQMGGSIDVESEPGVGTTFYVSLPFKMGAAPRPSEADKTVHADPQTLPLDVLLVEDDRVNSLAARRQLEKVGFRVVAAYDGKQALEAMQEATFDVVLMDVQMPVMDGVKATKAIRAGEAGDRNQSIPIVALTAYAMAGDRERLLKAGMDDYIPKPVAINQLLAAIERVITNKQ; encoded by the coding sequence GTGGACACAGCCGAATCCGCTGGTCTGGCGTTATTCCAGACGTATCCCGACGGTTCTTTTCGAAAGGTCAATACGAAGGTTTCGGAACTGAGCGGCTTTAGTCTGGAAGAAATCGTTTCCGGTCGCGTGAACATGTCGGAACGGTATGTAAATGCGGAGGATCGTGCCAATCTTTTGGGCAAGCTGGCAAGGGAAGGCCGTGTCGTGGACTACCAATTGCCGCTGCGGCACAAGGATGGTTCGATTGTTTGGCTGGCCGTGACTCTGTTGCGAAAGGAAGACGATGAAGGTGTGTTTTTTGACGGAATCGGCATCGACATCACGGCACGAAAGCAACTGGAAGAACAGCGGGAGCGAGAAGTAAAGCAGTTTCGGGACTTTTTCGAAAGCTCCGTGGATGGTATTTTATTCAATGATCCTTCCACACGCATAACCGAGGCCAACAGCGCTGCGGCCCGGATTTTGGGGTATGAATCTTCTGAGCAACTCATCGGACTTCTGGGGCGGGATATTTTGCATCCTGAGGACTATACCGTGCGAAGCCCGGAGGAGAATTACGAGCGCATCATGCGCGGGGAAGTGGTGCGGATGGAGCGACGTTATCGCCGGGCGGACGGTTCGTATGTTCCGGTGGATACGATTATAACCGGAGTTGGTGCTACAGGCATGCACCATGTGGTGTTTCGCGACATTACCGAGCGCAAGGCTGCCGACAAAAAGCTCAAAGAGAGCGAAGAGCGGTTCAAAGCGTTGCATAACGCATCATTCGGCGGCATTACCATCCATGATAAGGGAATTGTTTTGGACTGCAATCAGGGGCTTTGCCAGATCACGGGATACGGCATGGAAGAGCTTATCGGTATGGATGGGCTACTGCTGATAGCCCCGCAATCCCGTGATCTGGTGTGGGGGAATATCGTCGCTGGATACGAGGAGGCATACGAGGCGGTCGGTGTTCGCAAAAATGGCCAGGAATATCCCGTGCGTCTTGAGGGGAAAAACATTCCCTACAAGGGCAAGCAGGTGCGGGTTGTTGAGTTTCGGGACATCACGGAACGCAAGGCGGCCGAGCAGGCGCTCATTGAAGCCAAAGAAGCAGCCGAAGCTGCCAGCCGTGCGAAGTCCGAATTCCTGGCGAACATGAGCCATGAAATCCGCACGCCTCTCAACGGCATCGTCGGCATGATCCATGTGCTTCGGGAAACAGCCCTGGGAACGGAGCAGTCGGAATACGTGCAGGCGGCGTTGCGTTCCAGCGACCGTCTGACCAGTCTGCTTTCCGACATTCTTGATCTGGCCAGGGTGGAGGCCAAAAAGCTTTCCATTCAGGATGTTCCCGTAAATCTGCATACGATTATCGAGGAAATCCGAACGCTCTTCGAACCCTCCACCATTCATTCCGACTTGTTGCTTTCCTTTCAAGTTGATCCGGCCATTTCAGAGCATTTGCGGGGAGATCCGCTCAGAGTTCATCAGATAGTAAGCAATTTAGTGGGCAATGCCCTCAAATTTACCCAAACAGGGGGCATCGAAGTCAACGTGGACTTGTTGAACACGACCCCCGGCGGCATGCAAAGGGTGCTTTTTACCGTTGCGGATACGGGAGTGGGCATACCGGATGAGCAGCTGAACCGTATTTTTGATTCATTCACCCAGGCCAATGAAGGGCTGACGCGCCAGTATCAGGGTGCTGGACTTGGTCTGACCATTTGTCGCGAGCTTGTTTTACAAATGGGCGGCAGTATTGATGTGGAGAGCGAACCGGGCGTCGGCACGACGTTTTATGTCTCCCTGCCGTTCAAGATGGGCGCCGCCCCCCGGCCTTCCGAAGCCGATAAAACCGTCCATGCGGATCCGCAGACATTGCCGCTTGATGTTCTCCTGGTGGAGGACGACAGGGTCAATAGCCTGGCCGCCCGGAGGCAGTTGGAAAAGGTGGGATTTCGTGTTGTCGCTGCCTATGACGGGAAACAGGCCTTGGAAGCCATGCAGGAAGCAACATTCGATGTTGTGTTGATGGATGTGCAGATGCCGGTGATGGACGGGGTCAAAGCCACGAAAGCCATTCGTGCAGGGGAGGCCGGCGATCGCAATCAGTCGATTCCCATCGTGGCTCTGACGGCCTATGCCATGGCTGGCGACAGGGAGCGGCTCCTCAAGGCGGGAATGGACGACTATATTCCCAAGCCTGTGGCCATCAATCAACTGCTTGCGGCCATCGAACGGGTCATTACCAACAAACAGTAA